From the Granulicella sp. L56 genome, the window AAGCGGGTCATGGCCTGGCAGCAGCCAGCCTGCGGCTGAGAGGATTTGCGTAATCTTCTCAAGCAATTGCGTGACGTCGCTATGAGGCAATACCCCCCGAACGAGCGCATACCCTCTAGAGTCGATCTCCTCTTGTAAGGTACTCGAAGTGAGATCCTGCGTCTTCATTTCACGAAAGGGCTTCATTCGATTATTCTCCACAGCTATGGCCGGCTCCATTCCGGCAATGAAACCCGCAAGCTCCGAAACTTTACCGAAAGAAGCTGCGAGCTTCGGGTGTCACACAGATGCCACAATAGCGGCCTGCTTCAGCCGACGTGTCTTTGCGTAGTCTTTTTCTTGTCAATTGATTGTCATTTTCGGCTTCCATGATGCGGCGGAGGATTGCCCCAGGCCTATTGCATCCATCCAACGGTTTACAGCAGAGAGACGACGAATCAACAATAGAGTGACAATCGCTTTACACGAACATGACAAACACTCAGGCGAAGCCTAGCTAGTCTTCAAGACAAGCTCTTCTCTCGGAATCCGAGACACCGGGGCTGAGAATGAGGTGACGTTGCATTGCCACTGAGATCCGGTCGACGGTTGCCAAGCAAGCTTGAGCTTTGTGATCTACATACACCATCGGTAGGCTACCGGAAGATGGATCAACCTTTGGGTATTCAGGCTGCTGCGTCTCTGCCCGTGCGGCTCAACGGCTTTGCATTCCAGTCGTTACGGGACGAGCACATGGTGCGAGAGGCAGTTCTATTGATCTTCTGCAATCCCCTACCACCGCGATGCTCGCAATTGCGGTATCTTTCCCGCAGGAAGTGGCAGAAGTTATTGCGCTGGCTCGATCTAAGCGGTCTGGCTCTCTACTTCTTCGATCGAGTTGTCGAATTGCAGCTAGCTGACTTTGTTCCCGCTCCAGTACTCGCGAGCCTAGAGCAAAGACTAATCCAGAACACGCAGCGAACGCATAGCATGACCGCAGAATCGATTGCGATCCAGCGCGAGTTTCAAAGAGCAGGCCTCCGCTACACAGTTCTTAAAGGCCTGTCGTTGTGGCCCAATTCGGCCCCAAGCCCAGAGCTACGATTACAGTTTGACCTGGATTACCTTGTAGACGATGAAAATCTGCAGGAGGCGCGAGACATTCTGGTGCGCCGTGGGTACCGTCCCTCTGCATCGAACGAGAGGTGTTGGAAATTCGTACGAAATTACGGGTCGGCCTTGACTCTCAAAGACGTGTACAGGGACACCGGATCATGGGCTGTTGAACTGCACGATGTGTCTGGTGGCTCCGGGCGGGCCTCCCCATTGTTGCGCCTGGAGTGGCGCGAACTGTGCGGTCTCTCGATGCCGACGCTTTCTCCTGTCGACGTTTTCCTGCGGCAAGGACTTCACGCATATAAAGACGTCTGTTCTCAATTCTTCCGCCTCTCGCTTTTAATTGAGTTTTACCGACACGTACTCTTCCGCCGCGACGACGATGCCTTTTGGAAAGCGCTGCATCGAGAGGCGCATGGGAATCCTCAGGCGGCGTTAGGACTTGGAGTGGTGATACTCCTGATCACGCAAGTCATGGGCGAGTTTGCCCCTGAGGCTTTGACACATTGGACGGTGGACCGATTGCCGCGGCCAGCGCGCCTGTGGGTCGCAACGTATGGCCGCCGAATTGTGCTGGGGAGTTTTCCTGGCAGCAAGCTGTATCGGTTGCTCAAGAGAGAGCTTGAGGCTGGAGTTTATCCAGCGGAGCATTCACTTCGGCATTCACCCAGTCCCTCGTCGCCGCCGGCTCCTATGATGATGGACTTCCCCGTGGAGACCTTTTCTATTCGACTCATCCGATTCGTCCGACTCATGCGATATCGCATGCAACTCGACCTCATCCCCAGCCGCCTGCGGTTTTACGGAATAGAGGGTTTGCGGCTCGCATGGGAAACGCGCCGTTTGCGCCGCATGATGAAACAGGATGCGCCATGACGCAGCCATCGAACCCCGCCGCTCTTGCGTTCGACGCAATCGCACCAGA encodes:
- a CDS encoding nucleotidyltransferase family protein, which translates into the protein MDQPLGIQAAASLPVRLNGFAFQSLRDEHMVREAVLLIFCNPLPPRCSQLRYLSRRKWQKLLRWLDLSGLALYFFDRVVELQLADFVPAPVLASLEQRLIQNTQRTHSMTAESIAIQREFQRAGLRYTVLKGLSLWPNSAPSPELRLQFDLDYLVDDENLQEARDILVRRGYRPSASNERCWKFVRNYGSALTLKDVYRDTGSWAVELHDVSGGSGRASPLLRLEWRELCGLSMPTLSPVDVFLRQGLHAYKDVCSQFFRLSLLIEFYRHVLFRRDDDAFWKALHREAHGNPQAALGLGVVILLITQVMGEFAPEALTHWTVDRLPRPARLWVATYGRRIVLGSFPGSKLYRLLKRELEAGVYPAEHSLRHSPSPSSPPAPMMMDFPVETFSIRLIRFVRLMRYRMQLDLIPSRLRFYGIEGLRLAWETRRLRRMMKQDAP